A single window of Fusobacterium sp. DD2 DNA harbors:
- a CDS encoding TIGR03905 family TSCPD domain-containing protein codes for MTYYETTGICAKKIGVEVDSNGTITEVEFCGGCHGNTQGLTKLLIGMNKDVVINLLSGIQCGTRGTSCPDQLAQILKKI; via the coding sequence ATGACTTATTACGAAACAACAGGAATATGTGCAAAAAAAATAGGAGTAGAAGTGGATTCTAATGGAACAATTACAGAGGTTGAATTTTGTGGAGGATGTCACGGTAATACTCAGGGACTAACAAAATTACTTATTGGAATGAATAAAGATGTTGTTATAAATCTATTATCAGGAATACAATGTGGAACAAGAGGTACATCTTGTCCAGATCAACTGGCACAAATTTTAAAAAAAATATAG